The genomic interval CTTTCTTAACTGACGAAAATTAATTTGCTTTTTTGATTTCAACATCTCTTGTGATAATTTATTCACTTCCTTCTCACAACTAGCACATGTATTCCCAAACTGCTCATCTGATATTTCTTTACCACAAATAATACAGAACATTGATATCACCCCTTTTTCCAATTTTTCTAATTATAATAACAATAGTAATTGAATAATATGCTAAATTCTCATCTTCAACTCAATTATATTTATACTTATATTAGTAAGTGGATTTTAATTGTTAATCATTCATTATAATATGTTTGTAGAATTAAATTGTGAAAGTGAACTTTTTCACAACAGCTTCTAATACTTATATTCTATATATATGTTTAAACTCCTGCTTTTATTTTAAATTATTTCATCAACTAATAAAATAATTAAGACTCTAATCCATATTTCATGAATTAAGGTCTTAATTATTTAGCATACCTATTTATATTTATATTATATAAACTACTAATTTATAATTAATATTTATGCGGCAATCTCTTTAATGGATTAACTGGTTTACCATTAATTAAAATTGAAAAATGTAAATGTGGTCCAGTACTACGACCAGTATTACCTGACCTAGCTATAATTTGCCCCTGTTGAACATGTTGACCTCGTTTGACTACTAAACGTGAATTATGAGCATATAATGTCTTAGTGCGATTATTATGTCTAATAATGACTGTTCTACCATAACCACTAACCCAGGAACTAGTTAAAACCTTTCCAGTTGCTGCAGCCTTAACTGGAGTTCCTTGCGAAAGAGCTATATCTAGTGCCCCATGTAATTGACTTTGCCTAGTAATTGGATTGACTCTCCGTCCATATGCTGAAGATATTCTGCCATTCTTTACCGGCCAAATAAAATTTGATCGATTATAATTAACTGCATCTGTTGACTTATCATTAGTAATAGTCATCTCTAATTCACGAGGAATTTTTAATTCCTGACCAACTTTAATCCTAGAACTTGCTAAGTTATTTATATCCATAAGTTTTTCAATATCACTATTATAACTCTTAGCTAATTTAGATAAGGAATCTCCTCTCTTTACTCTATAGTCAATAACTATATAAGGATTTTCCTGATCTCCACCACCTAAAGCAGTATCTGGTATTATTAAGTTCTGTCCTACATAAATTGTTGAACTAGAAAGCTCATTAACCTCTTGTAATCTCCCTATAGAAGTGTCATATTTATTAGCTAACATATATAGCGAGTCACCAGATTTAACTATATATTCTAAATTATTTTTTGAATTTTTTAAATAAAAGAGTGTTTTTCCTCCGATTATCCCATCACTTATTAAACCATTCTTTTCTTGGAAATTTTCAACTGCAATCTCAGTATTTTCACCAAAATTACCATCAACTGAAATATCATATCCTAAATCATTTAACTTCTGCTGGAGCAGTTTAACATCATATCCCATCATTCCCCGTTGTAAATCTCTAATTCCTAAACCCGAAGCCATGGCTACTGCATATATATTGCATAATAATATTACAACAACCAATAAACAAAATACATACCTTCTTTTCCGTTTCACCATTTTACCCCCTTAAACCATCAGAAACCATCTCTTTTATTATTATACATGTCCATTATATATTATTTCGTGATTTTTTTAATAAATCCTTCTTGAAAATTTTACTTAATTACTTTATCTGTAATTTATTTATAAATTTTAGACAGTATCTCTATTATAACCTAATAAAAAAGATAATTATACTTATGCAACACTAGTTATATTTTAACAATAATTTTAACATAAAATCCCAACATTTTTTTTGATTTTAACTATAAACTAACTTTAAGGAGGTGAATATTATATATGACAAAAAATAGGATTGAAGATGAAAATTTAGAGATTAATCATACTCCAAATAGTACTGAAGTAGTAGAAGAAATTTCAGATTCAGTTAAAGCAAATAATGATGATGAAGAATCTCAAGATGTTAGATTAGGACAAGTACACTTCCCAGGTCAAGGTATGGGAGAAGAGATTGGTCCAGAAGAATATGAATTCAACCTTGCTCAACAAGCAGGTCGTTTTAATGATGAAGTAATCCTCGGTTCTCCAGCTAGTGAATATGGTGCAACTGGACGTGGTGCTTTAAAAGATATTATTAAGGCTTCTGAAGAACGTCTATCTGAAAAATTAAACAATTCCAAAAATGAGTAAAAAAATAGGACACCTACTAGTAGGTGTCCTATTCTTGAAAGGTATGATTTGTTTTCGTAATACGTTAAATTATTAAATTACTATTCTTTTCTGATTTATTATCATACTCTGCTTTCATATCCTCATAACCTTCTCTACCTAAAATGCCATAAGTATAATTCTTACCTAACTCTACTCCAGGTTGATTAAAGGCATTAATATTATATAATTCGCCAGCAAAAGCAGTCTGTAATTCAAACATATAAAATAATTGGCCCATAGTAAATTCATTAACCTCTGGCAAAGAAATAGTACAATTTAGACGTTGATTCTTAGTTAAAGCCAATTCAGTAGCTGACTGCTCAGTTTTAATTAATTGATTAAAAGTATGTCCACCTAAATAAGATACACCACTAATTTCTGAGTATCCTCCAGGAATAGTAACATCTTCCTCATGATTATCTACAGTTAAAAATGTAATAACCTTATCATATGGTCCTTCCATATATAACTGTGCTTGTGAATGTTGATCAGTTGCTCCTAAAGCTTTGATTGGGGTTGGACCTACATTTACTACCTCACCCGCTCTATTTTCTCTTTTCCCTAATGATTCAGCCCAAAGCTGTCGATACCAATCTGCTACATCTTTTAAACCATGAACATAAGGCATCATTACTGACATAGATTTACCAGCTTGGTCAGCTAAATACTGCAACGTTGCATTTAAGTAAGCTGGGTTCTGCCAGATATCATCTGTTTTACAAATTTGGTCCATATATTCTGCGCCTGCTAATAATTCTTCTATATTAATACCACAAAATGCTGCTGGTACCAAACCTACTGGAGTTAGTACTGAAAATCTACCTCCTACATTTTCAGGAATATAGAAAGTTTTTATTCCTTCTTGTTTAGCTATCTTAATTAAATTACCTGTATCTTCACTTGTAGTAGCAATAAAATGGTTAGCTACTTTATCTTCACCTAATTCTTTAGCAACTAAATCTCTAACTAATAAAAACTCGCTCATAGTCTCTGCAGTTCCGCCAGATTTTGAAATCACATTAAATATAGTCTCTTCTAAATCTAATGTTTGTAATAAACTTTTCAATCTAGTAGGGTCAACATTATCAAGGACAAATAACCTAGGATGTCCTTTTCTAGCTTCTTCATTCAAATTATAATATGAATGATTTAAAGCTGTATGTAAAGCTATAGTTCCTAAAGCTGAACCCCCAATTCCTAAAACTACAAAGTTTTTAAATTCACCTTTCTTCTGTTCTGCAAACTCTTTCATTTCCTTAATTATCGTTTTTTGTGTATAAGGTAATTCCATAAACCCTAATTGCCCATCTTCTTTCGCTTCTTGGATTGCTTGATGAGCTGCAGTTAATTTATCTTGTAAATCATTTACTTTTTCTTTAGTAAAACCATTCTTTTTACCTACTTGATCTACAAACATATTATTTACATCTAATTTAATTCGCATCTCTTCTTTCCATCCTTCTTCTTGATATCTATTCACCATGATTCCTCCTTTGTAACCTTATATTATGTAATAAAAAATAATTTATAAGTAACTTCATAAATTTTAATTACTTCCCTTAAGTTTACATTTTCTATTAAAAGATTACCACTCCTGCAAAAAAATAAAATTATCTATTTATATTTAAAATTATTCATATTTTATATTCTTTAACTATATTATTATAAAAGAGAGTAAGTACTCATCTAAGAGGTGAAAATTATGAATAATGATCAATATAGGTCTAGACGAAAGTCTTCTAAAAAGAAAATCTGGTTTAAAGATGTCAATCCAAAAAATAATAAATCAACTACAAATCAAAATGAAGATAACAACAATTCATTGGACAATAAAAATACAAATGAAGAATTAGAACAATATGATAAAACTGACGATCAAAATGAAAATCAAACTAATAATAATGACAAACTCATTAATAACGAATCTGAATCTAATAATTCCTCCAATAATAATAATAATATAGAAGAATTAACCAATATAAAAGACGACCATTCCCTAAATATATCAAGTAATCGAAATCCAAAATTAAATATTGATAATAAAATATCACACCTTAACCAAGTGGGATATTCTTTTCAACAGCAATTACTTAACCATCTTGGAGATTTTATTAAAATTGCAGTTACAACTTGTTGTGATGATGGCTGTTTCGAAGGAATTCTGTGTCAAGTTGAGTCTGATTTTATAATTTTAATCAACTCTTTAACCATTATAGAAATTCCTGTTGATAGAATTGCAGCTATTATTATTCAAGCTGGAGGGGTACCCCAGGAAAGTAATAATGATAATACTGAAGAATAATATCCAAAAAGAATCAGAAGGTAATATTACCTTCTGATTCTTCAGTCTTTTTTAATCTATGCTTCTACTTCATCAAATGGTGCTCCACCAGCTAACTTTCTAACTGCTGCTATTGAATCGAAAGGTATTTCTACTCGCACATCATCGTCAATTAAAGTAATGTAATCTAAGCCTATTCTACATAAAATTCCTTCTTGTAAACAACATCCTTCTCCAGCAGTAATGATAACTTCTACATAATCACCAATCTGTTCTTCTAATAAATCTTCAAAAGGCATCTTCTCCCCTCCTTCAAATATTAATTTATTATATATTATGAAAAGCTGTTTAAATATGTTACTCCTAATAATTACTAAAATTTATTCAAATTCGAAATCAATTTTATTAATAATATTGATTTAACTTATTTTTACTTATCTCACTATAATCTGCATTAATTTCTATTAAATATTGCCAATATATCTTTGCTTCTTTCAATTTATTCTGAGTTTCTGCTACAACTGAATTAACCCAAAGATTATTAGCCATCCTTTTTACCTTTCTTTCAGCTATCTCTAAGATCTTTTCTCTTTGCTTAGCTTTAGTCTTATCCTGCTTAGCTAACCTATTATAAATTTTACCCAAAGTAATATAAGCATAATAATTATCTTCATCTAAAGCAATTGCTTTTTCACAATTTTCCATTGCTAACTCAACCTCTTTTAAAGCAAAATGACACTTGGCCATTCCTACATAGCTTTCACCTTTAGCCAGATCAGAAAGAACTACCTCTGAATCTGAAACCTCTATTGCTTCTTCGTAAAATCTAATAGCTGCTTCTAAATATCCTTTTGCTTCTTCTTGAACTTTATCAGTCATCTTTTTATTATTAGTTACATTTTTAATTAAATCTTTTCCTTGTTGCCAATAAAGCTGACCTAATCCATTATAAACCCAGTTACTACTTGATTGGTCATTATCTAACATAACCTCATATAAGAATTCAGCTACTGAATAATATGAAAGCTTTCTATATTCTTTGGCTAAATCATTTAAGTATTCTGTTATATCCCCACCTTCTAGTATATTTAAGTAGTACTTTGCTTCCAATGAAAATAGTTTAGCCCCTTCTAACTCTTCTTGTAATAGTTTAGTTCTTATTTGATTTAATATGATATCGGCTCTATAATATTGTTGATTATTAATAATATTAATAAATTTGTAAATTAATTTAGACACATTGCGTTCTGAATCTTGCCTTTCTAAAATTATATTTAATTTCAATAAAATGGGAGTAACTAATTCTGTAATATCACTTAATTTTGACTCTTCTTCTGCATTATTAACCAATTCATGAATTCTCTTCTTTTTAGTTAAAATTGACTCTTCAAATGAATCCCCTAGCATTTTTTTCACTCCTTTAACAGTTTAGTTCATTATATTTATATTCAAAAAAGCTTTACTTGTGAAAATAAAAAAGACCATTGCGCATTTAAAGGAATAATATATGTAATCTAGAATTAAATTAAAATGATGGAGGTGAATTAAATGAAATTAGGAATTGATATTGGTGGAACTCATACTGATGGAGTACTACTTAATGATAATAACGAAATTATTAAATCTATTAAACTAACTACTCAACATCAAGAATTAACTAATACAATTTTGACTGGTTGCCAAACTCTAACTTCTAACTTGAAAGCAAAAGAATTGGATAGAATTGTTTTAAGCACTACTTTAGCTACAAATGTAATTGCTGAACAAAATTATCAACCAGCAGGATTATTATTAATTCCTGGTCCTGGTATTAATCCTAAATTACATAATTATGCCCAACATGTTGAAGTTGTTACAGGCTCTATTGATCATCGTGGGAGTGAAGTTCAAGATATAAATAAAAAAGAAGTACAAAAAACTCTTGCAAAATTTATTAAAATAGGAATTGATAGAGTAGGAGTATGTGGTAAGTTCTCTACTCGAAACCCTAAACATGAATTAGAGATTAAAAATTTAATTAAAAAAGAATTTACAGAAATTGAAGTCATTAGTTTAAGTCATCAACTTACTGGTCGATTAAATTATCCTAGACGTATAGCTACTACATACCTTAACTGTCTAGTTCAACAAACTCAAACTGAATTCACTACTGCTATTCAAGACGGGCTAAAAGAATTAAATATTAAATCTCCAGTTTATATTTTAAAAGCTGATGGAGGTACTATGCCTTTAATTAAATCAAATAATTTACCAGTAGAAAGTATCAATTCAGGCCCAGCGGCTAGCATTATGGGGATTTTAGCTCTAACTGATACCTACGAAACTACTTTAGGTATAG from Selenihalanaerobacter shriftii carries:
- a CDS encoding peptidoglycan DD-metalloendopeptidase family protein, producing the protein MKRKRRYVFCLLVVVILLCNIYAVAMASGLGIRDLQRGMMGYDVKLLQQKLNDLGYDISVDGNFGENTEIAVENFQEKNGLISDGIIGGKTLFYLKNSKNNLEYIVKSGDSLYMLANKYDTSIGRLQEVNELSSSTIYVGQNLIIPDTALGGGDQENPYIVIDYRVKRGDSLSKLAKSYNSDIEKLMDINNLASSRIKVGQELKIPRELEMTITNDKSTDAVNYNRSNFIWPVKNGRISSAYGRRVNPITRQSQLHGALDIALSQGTPVKAAATGKVLTSSWVSGYGRTVIIRHNNRTKTLYAHNSRLVVKRGQHVQQGQIIARSGNTGRSTGPHLHFSILINGKPVNPLKRLPHKY
- a CDS encoding glucose-6-phosphate isomerase (catalyzes the formation of D-fructose 6-phosphate from D-glucose 6-phosphate), with the protein product MVNRYQEEGWKEEMRIKLDVNNMFVDQVGKKNGFTKEKVNDLQDKLTAAHQAIQEAKEDGQLGFMELPYTQKTIIKEMKEFAEQKKGEFKNFVVLGIGGSALGTIALHTALNHSYYNLNEEARKGHPRLFVLDNVDPTRLKSLLQTLDLEETIFNVISKSGGTAETMSEFLLVRDLVAKELGEDKVANHFIATTSEDTGNLIKIAKQEGIKTFYIPENVGGRFSVLTPVGLVPAAFCGINIEELLAGAEYMDQICKTDDIWQNPAYLNATLQYLADQAGKSMSVMMPYVHGLKDVADWYRQLWAESLGKRENRAGEVVNVGPTPIKALGATDQHSQAQLYMEGPYDKVITFLTVDNHEEDVTIPGGYSEISGVSYLGGHTFNQLIKTEQSATELALTKNQRLNCTISLPEVNEFTMGQLFYMFELQTAFAGELYNINAFNQPGVELGKNYTYGILGREGYEDMKAEYDNKSEKNSNLII
- a CDS encoding tetratricopeptide repeat protein, with amino-acid sequence MLGDSFEESILTKKKRIHELVNNAEEESKLSDITELVTPILLKLNIILERQDSERNVSKLIYKFINIINNQQYYRADIILNQIRTKLLQEELEGAKLFSLEAKYYLNILEGGDITEYLNDLAKEYRKLSYYSVAEFLYEVMLDNDQSSSNWVYNGLGQLYWQQGKDLIKNVTNNKKMTDKVQEEAKGYLEAAIRFYEEAIEVSDSEVVLSDLAKGESYVGMAKCHFALKEVELAMENCEKAIALDEDNYYAYITLGKIYNRLAKQDKTKAKQREKILEIAERKVKRMANNLWVNSVVAETQNKLKEAKIYWQYLIEINADYSEISKNKLNQYY